The Opitutales bacterium ASA1 genome window below encodes:
- a CDS encoding glycoside hydrolase family 140 protein, with protein sequence MLLHRLILAALAFSTSFASAQHLVVSPDARYLQRADGTPFIWIGDTAWELFHRLDREEAAHYLQRRAAQGFTVIQAVALAENDGLRVPNAYGEVPLVDLDPARPNERYFAHVDWIVNEAARLGLTLGLLPTWGDKLYSKHPGAGPIVFNPQNARAFGTYLGSRYRGNPIVWILGGDRGIDSPEVLETWRAMARGLREGDGGAHLITFHPRGATSSADQLHNEPWLDFNMYQSGHAHRYIRVHAYAERLALLRPRKPFLDAEPAYEDIPVAFWEFVDWKNPQRVPAGVLDERGLVVDRTHFAKGFFTDHDVRVHAYWNFLSGACGYTYGNNAVWQMYQAGRDIAIPCVQEWREAIESPGAAQMRHVRALLEAHSLALLVPDQSLVHGPNPEGPDHVRAAGSRDDSFLLAYLPRGRSVDLAPGTMAGDSVRARWFDPRTGAHLPASAVAAGDIRRFTPPDSGEGRGWVLVLDRPVAR encoded by the coding sequence ATGCTCCTCCACAGACTGATCCTAGCCGCCCTCGCCTTCTCGACCTCGTTCGCCAGCGCACAGCACCTCGTCGTCAGCCCGGACGCACGGTATCTGCAGCGCGCCGACGGCACCCCGTTCATCTGGATCGGCGACACCGCCTGGGAACTCTTCCATCGGCTCGATCGCGAGGAGGCCGCCCACTACCTGCAACGGCGCGCGGCGCAGGGCTTCACCGTCATCCAGGCGGTCGCCCTGGCGGAGAACGACGGCCTGCGCGTCCCCAACGCCTACGGCGAGGTGCCGCTCGTCGACCTCGATCCCGCGCGGCCGAACGAGCGCTACTTCGCCCACGTGGACTGGATCGTGAACGAGGCCGCCCGGCTCGGGCTCACCCTCGGGCTGCTTCCCACCTGGGGCGACAAGCTGTACTCGAAACACCCCGGTGCGGGCCCGATCGTCTTCAACCCGCAGAATGCCCGTGCCTTCGGCACCTACCTCGGCTCGCGCTACCGCGGAAACCCCATCGTCTGGATACTCGGTGGCGACCGCGGCATCGACTCACCCGAGGTGCTGGAGACCTGGCGCGCCATGGCGCGTGGCCTGCGCGAGGGCGATGGGGGTGCGCACCTGATCACGTTTCATCCGCGCGGAGCCACCAGTTCGGCAGACCAGCTGCACAACGAGCCCTGGCTGGACTTCAACATGTACCAGAGCGGGCACGCCCATCGCTACATTCGCGTCCACGCCTATGCGGAGCGCCTCGCGCTCCTCCGCCCCCGCAAGCCGTTCCTCGATGCCGAGCCTGCCTACGAGGACATCCCGGTCGCCTTCTGGGAGTTCGTCGACTGGAAGAATCCGCAACGCGTGCCGGCCGGTGTGCTCGACGAGAGAGGGTTGGTCGTCGACCGCACGCACTTCGCCAAGGGTTTCTTCACCGACCACGACGTGCGCGTGCATGCCTACTGGAACTTCCTCTCCGGTGCCTGCGGCTACACCTACGGCAACAACGCGGTCTGGCAGATGTACCAGGCCGGTCGCGACATCGCGATACCCTGCGTGCAGGAATGGCGCGAAGCGATCGAGAGCCCCGGGGCCGCGCAGATGCGCCATGTGCGCGCGCTGCTCGAGGCGCACTCCCTCGCGCTGCTCGTGCCTGACCAGTCGCTGGTCCACGGCCCCAATCCCGAGGGCCCCGATCATGTGCGCGCCGCAGGCTCGCGGGACGACTCGTTTCTCCTCGCCTACCTGCCACGCGGCCGATCCGTGGACCTCGCGCCCGGCACGATGGCCGGCGACTCGGTCCGCGCCCGCTGGTTCGACCCGCGCACCGGCGCCCATCTGCCGGCCAGCGCAGTCGCCGCGGGGGATATCCGGAGGTTCACCCCACCGGACTCCGGCGAGGGGCGCGGTTGGGTGCTCGTCCTCGATCGTCCGGTCGCCCGTTAG